One window from the genome of Campylobacter concisus encodes:
- a CDS encoding flavin reductase, which translates to MHKELNRQGFYYGFPVLLATTKDKNANDDITVLSSSWTLGNTVVLGIGIENQGFKNIKNGSDITLNLCDESLLEAVQKMEKLTGDSNVPEEKKNLGYTYEHDKFKVANLSKEPGINAKTVRIKECKIQIETVVEKIELKEWFSIVTCKVTGIFVDENLLKDEKIDTQKWHPLIYKFKEYVGTCERLGLNFGFKEI; encoded by the coding sequence ATGCATAAAGAGTTAAACAGACAAGGTTTTTACTACGGCTTTCCGGTTTTGCTGGCTACCACAAAAGATAAAAATGCAAACGATGATATCACGGTGCTTTCATCTTCTTGGACGTTAGGAAATACAGTAGTGCTTGGCATAGGCATTGAAAATCAAGGCTTTAAAAATATCAAAAATGGTTCAGATATCACGCTAAATTTATGTGATGAAAGCCTGCTAGAAGCTGTGCAAAAAATGGAAAAACTAACTGGCGATAGTAACGTGCCAGAAGAAAAAAAGAATCTTGGCTACACCTACGAGCACGATAAATTTAAGGTGGCAAATCTCAGCAAAGAGCCTGGCATAAATGCAAAAACCGTCAGGATAAAAGAGTGCAAGATACAGATAGAAACGGTTGTAGAAAAGATAGAGTTAAAAGAGTGGTTTAGCATCGTTACTTGCAAGGTTACAGGCATTTTTGTAGATGAAAATTTACTAAAAGATGAAAAGATAGATACGCAAAAATGGCATCCACTAATCTATAAATTTAAAGAATATGTCGGCACTTGCGAGCGTTTGGGATTAAATTTTGGATTTAAAGAGATTTGA
- a CDS encoding FixH family protein, whose protein sequence is MDKKTFWPYAIVLSFIAIIIACAVTIIIALKHPVEMDSSYMQSYQNVDENITFIKESEKRFDEKFDLKFEPNFNALNAKFKFHLTPKKGEISALKYEILLTRPQTNKENKILRASWQENDLVSEGTSLQEGRWQLLLRLSDTNDTRYYKFDLNVTK, encoded by the coding sequence ATGGATAAAAAAACCTTTTGGCCTTATGCTATCGTACTTAGCTTCATTGCTATCATTATCGCTTGCGCAGTAACGATCATCATAGCGCTAAAACATCCAGTCGAAATGGATAGCTCTTATATGCAAAGCTACCAAAATGTCGATGAAAACATAACCTTTATCAAAGAGAGTGAAAAACGCTTTGATGAGAAATTTGATCTAAAATTTGAGCCAAATTTTAATGCCCTAAATGCTAAGTTTAAATTTCATCTAACTCCTAAAAAAGGAGAAATTTCAGCTTTAAAATATGAAATTTTACTTACCCGCCCACAGACAAATAAAGAAAATAAAATTTTAAGAGCTTCATGGCAAGAAAATGATCTAGTAAGCGAAGGAACAAGTCTACAAGAAGGCAGGTGGCAGCTACTTTTAAGGCTAAGTGACACTAATGATACAAGGTATTATAAATTTGACCTTAATGTCACAAAATGA
- a CDS encoding DUF4006 family protein: MENKNRNIFALNGISGYLVAVLLLLSILGVLTYIGIGLQKDVATKPYSLKDASSIEMKSVDNAKHVIIKE, encoded by the coding sequence ATGGAAAATAAAAATAGAAATATCTTTGCTTTAAATGGTATTAGCGGTTATTTGGTGGCAGTTTTGCTTTTGCTATCTATCCTTGGCGTACTTACTTATATTGGTATTGGCTTGCAAAAAGATGTAGCAACCAAACCTTACTCATTAAAAGATGCAAGTAGCATTGAGATGAAGAGCGTTGATAACGCTAAACACGTCATTATAAAGGAGTAG
- a CDS encoding cbb3-type cytochrome c oxidase N-terminal domain-containing protein — protein sequence MQWLNLEDNINLLALIGAILIIVLTVVVAGKYVGQMKVKKDESVELSEHNWDGIGEYKNPVPFGWAVVFLLTLVWAIWYYLLGYPLNSYSQIGEYNKEVKEANAKFEKEYANPSKETLHAMGESVFLVQCSACHGITGDGIGGKAANLQIWGSEQGIVDTILNGSKGLDYPMGEMPAGLADADGAKAIAAYVAKEISAIKSTKNENLVAMGKELYAACAACHGDDGKGMDGMSADLSKYGSSEFIVDVLNRGKNGNIGVMPKFNDGRLNEIQQKAVGEYVISLSKGE from the coding sequence ATGCAATGGCTAAATTTAGAAGATAATATAAATTTACTTGCGTTAATAGGTGCCATCTTAATTATCGTACTAACTGTCGTTGTAGCTGGCAAGTATGTTGGTCAAATGAAAGTTAAAAAAGATGAAAGTGTAGAGCTTAGCGAGCATAACTGGGACGGAATAGGCGAGTATAAAAATCCAGTTCCATTTGGTTGGGCGGTAGTTTTTTTACTAACTCTTGTTTGGGCGATCTGGTATTACTTACTTGGTTATCCACTAAATTCTTATTCACAAATCGGTGAATATAATAAAGAGGTAAAAGAGGCAAACGCTAAATTTGAAAAAGAGTATGCAAACCCAAGCAAAGAAACGCTTCACGCTATGGGAGAGAGCGTATTTTTGGTGCAATGCTCAGCATGTCATGGCATCACAGGCGATGGCATTGGTGGCAAAGCTGCAAATTTACAAATTTGGGGTAGTGAACAAGGAATAGTTGATACGATACTAAATGGCTCAAAGGGACTTGATTATCCTATGGGTGAGATGCCAGCAGGGCTAGCTGATGCTGATGGAGCAAAGGCTATTGCAGCTTATGTAGCAAAAGAGATAAGTGCTATAAAAAGTACAAAAAATGAAAATTTAGTAGCCATGGGAAAAGAGCTTTACGCAGCTTGTGCAGCTTGTCACGGAGATGATGGTAAAGGCATGGATGGTATGTCGGCTGACCTTAGTAAATATGGTTCAAGTGAGTTCATCGTAGATGTACTAAATCGTGGTAAAAACGGCAACATCGGTGTTATGCCTAAATTTAATGATGGCAGATTAAACGAGATACAACAAAAAGCAGTTGGCGAATATGTCATATCGCTATCAAAGGGCGAATAA
- a CDS encoding cytochrome c oxidase, cbb3-type, CcoQ subunit has product MDIRELQAYGYFILTAFLAITLYAYFFHLYKSEKQGRRNYEKYSRLALDDEIGSKILEQKATKESVCNG; this is encoded by the coding sequence ATGGATATTAGAGAACTTCAAGCTTATGGCTATTTTATTTTGACAGCATTTTTAGCCATCACCTTGTATGCTTATTTTTTTCATCTTTACAAAAGTGAAAAGCAAGGTAGAAGAAATTATGAGAAGTATTCAAGATTAGCCCTAGATGATGAGATCGGTAGTAAAATTTTAGAGCAAAAGGCTACAAAGGAGAGCGTATGCAATGGCTAA
- the ccoO gene encoding cytochrome-c oxidase, cbb3-type subunit II: MFAWLEKNPFFFAVCVFIVIAYAGVVEILPDFANRARPLEGTKPYTVLELAGKNIYIQNGCNTCHSQMIRPFKAETDRYGMYSLSGEFAYDRPHLWGSKRTGPDLMRVGNYRTTDWHENHMLNPASVVPGSIMPAYPFLFKKNADIETAYAEALTVKKVFNTPYDEKDMPALGTFEQANANVKEQAASIVESMKDEQVKSAFAKGEIRQIVALIAYLNSLQ, from the coding sequence ATGTTTGCTTGGTTAGAAAAAAATCCATTCTTTTTTGCAGTTTGCGTCTTTATCGTCATAGCTTATGCTGGCGTGGTAGAAATTTTACCTGACTTTGCAAATAGAGCTAGACCACTTGAGGGTACAAAACCTTATACAGTTTTAGAGCTTGCTGGAAAAAATATATATATACAAAATGGTTGCAATACTTGTCACTCACAGATGATACGTCCGTTTAAAGCAGAGACTGATAGATACGGCATGTACTCGTTAAGCGGCGAATTTGCTTATGATCGTCCGCATCTTTGGGGTTCAAAAAGAACTGGCCCAGATCTTATGCGTGTGGGTAATTATAGAACGACAGATTGGCATGAAAATCATATGTTAAACCCAGCCTCTGTTGTGCCAGGCTCGATCATGCCAGCATATCCATTTTTATTTAAGAAAAATGCTGATATAGAGACTGCTTACGCTGAAGCACTAACTGTTAAAAAGGTTTTTAACACACCTTATGATGAGAAAGATATGCCAGCTCTTGGCACTTTTGAGCAAGCAAATGCTAACGTGAAAGAGCAGGCTGCAAGTATCGTTGAAAGTATGAAAGATGAGCAAGTAAAAAGTGCCTTTGCGAAAGGTGAAATCCGCCAGATCGTGGCACTTATCGCCTATCTAAATAGCCTACAATAG
- the ccoN gene encoding cytochrome-c oxidase, cbb3-type subunit I, protein MRPSQLLHYDYSVAKLFMFSTIFFGIVGMAIGVLVAFQLACPDLNYIAGEYSAFGRLRPLHTNGIIFGFMLSGIFATWYYIGQRVLKVSMSESPFLMFIGKLHFWLYILVMILAVVTLFMGESTSKEYAELEWPLDIAVVVVWVLWGVSIFGLIGIRREKTLYISVWYYIATFLGVAMLYLFNNMEIPTRLVSGYGSWLHSVSMYAGSNDALVQWWYGHNAVAFVFTVAIIAQIYYFLPKESGQPIFSYKLSLFSFWGLMFIYLWAGGHHLIYTAVPDWMQTMGSVFSIVLILPSWGSAINMLLTMKGEWTQLRESPLIKFMILASTFYMFSTLEGPILAIKSVNALAHYTDWVPGHVHDGALGWVGFMTMAALYHMTPRVFKREIYSKSLMEAQFWIQTTGIVLYFASMWIAGITQGMMWRATDSYGNLLYSFIDTVVVLIPYYYIRAIGGLLYLIGFLMFAYNIYKSTSAKAILAEPKSATPMGGTKANAEVM, encoded by the coding sequence ATGCGACCATCCCAGTTGCTACATTATGATTATAGTGTGGCAAAACTCTTTATGTTCTCCACGATATTTTTTGGTATTGTTGGCATGGCTATTGGTGTTTTGGTAGCTTTTCAGCTTGCCTGTCCTGATCTAAACTATATAGCTGGTGAGTATTCGGCATTTGGTAGATTGCGTCCTCTTCATACTAACGGTATCATTTTTGGTTTTATGCTCTCTGGTATATTTGCCACTTGGTATTACATAGGACAGCGTGTTCTAAAAGTATCAATGAGCGAATCTCCGTTTTTGATGTTCATTGGTAAGCTTCATTTTTGGCTTTATATACTTGTTATGATTCTAGCTGTCGTGACGCTTTTTATGGGCGAGAGTACATCTAAGGAGTATGCCGAGCTTGAGTGGCCACTAGATATTGCTGTAGTAGTAGTCTGGGTGCTTTGGGGCGTAAGTATATTTGGACTTATTGGTATACGCCGTGAGAAGACACTTTACATCTCGGTTTGGTATTACATTGCTACGTTTCTTGGTGTTGCCATGCTTTATCTATTTAATAACATGGAAATTCCAACAAGACTAGTTAGTGGATATGGTTCATGGCTGCACTCAGTTTCGATGTATGCTGGCTCAAATGATGCTTTGGTTCAGTGGTGGTACGGTCACAACGCAGTTGCGTTTGTATTTACAGTAGCGATCATCGCCCAAATTTATTACTTCTTGCCAAAAGAGAGCGGACAGCCAATATTTTCTTATAAGCTTTCGTTATTTTCATTCTGGGGCCTTATGTTTATATATCTTTGGGCTGGCGGTCACCACCTAATATATACTGCTGTGCCTGATTGGATGCAGACTATGGGTTCGGTTTTTTCTATTGTTTTGATTTTGCCTTCTTGGGGTTCAGCTATTAATATGCTTCTTACAATGAAAGGCGAATGGACACAACTTCGCGAGAGCCCGCTTATTAAATTTATGATCCTAGCTTCAACTTTTTATATGTTTTCAACTCTTGAAGGCCCTATCTTGGCTATCAAATCTGTAAATGCACTAGCTCACTATACTGACTGGGTGCCAGGACACGTACATGATGGCGCACTTGGCTGGGTTGGTTTTATGACTATGGCGGCACTTTATCATATGACGCCACGTGTCTTTAAACGCGAAATTTATTCAAAATCCTTAATGGAAGCTCAATTTTGGATACAAACAACAGGTATCGTTTTATACTTTGCTTCTATGTGGATTGCTGGTATTACGCAAGGTATGATGTGGAGAGCGACTGACAGCTATGGAAATTTACTCTACTCATTTATTGATACTGTTGTGGTGCTTATACCTTATTATTATATTAGAGCTATTGGTGGACTTTTATATTTGATTGGCTTTTTGATGTTTGCTTACAATATCTACAAATCAACTTCTGCTAAAGCTATTTTGGCAGAGCCAAAAAGTGCAACGCCTATGGGCGGTACTAAAGCCAATGCGGAGGTGATGTGA
- a CDS encoding response regulator transcription factor has protein sequence MSKILNNLTVLIVENEGDGKKIVQEVMRDKFEKVITAQNGDEGLKKFKKYNPNMVITDVFMPIMNGLDMAKSIKEISKDTPIIVFSTNSEKDTLLKAIDVGIDKYVLKPIDLDDFLVTLENVAKNKIETANIIQVTNGYSFNKIKRVLIRDGVEISLTKKELAFISLLIKRLGTLVLHDEIKNVVWVGESVTEAAIRTFVKRVRDKVGSNFIKNVPGLGYKIDRRLS, from the coding sequence ATGAGCAAGATTCTTAATAATCTAACTGTTCTTATCGTTGAGAATGAGGGAGATGGTAAAAAAATAGTACAAGAAGTTATGCGAGATAAATTCGAAAAAGTTATCACTGCTCAAAATGGCGATGAAGGACTTAAGAAATTTAAAAAATATAATCCAAATATGGTTATAACAGACGTTTTTATGCCTATAATGAATGGCCTTGATATGGCTAAAAGCATTAAAGAAATTTCAAAAGATACACCTATTATAGTTTTTAGCACAAATAGTGAAAAAGATACACTTCTAAAAGCGATAGATGTTGGTATTGATAAATACGTTTTAAAGCCGATTGATCTTGATGATTTTTTGGTTACGTTAGAAAATGTCGCTAAAAATAAGATAGAAACAGCAAATATTATTCAGGTTACAAATGGATATAGTTTTAATAAAATAAAACGTGTGCTTATCAGAGATGGTGTTGAAATTTCTCTTACAAAAAAAGAACTTGCATTTATATCTTTACTCATAAAAAGACTTGGTACGCTTGTACTTCACGATGAAATAAAAAATGTTGTTTGGGTTGGCGAGAGCGTAACAGAAGCTGCTATTAGGACCTTTGTTAAACGTGTTAGAGATAAAGTTGGCAGTAATTTTATAAAAAATGTTCCTGGGCTTGGTTACAAAATAGATAGAAGACTCTCCTAG
- a CDS encoding sulfite exporter TauE/SafE family protein, whose translation MQNINLYMIISVAFLSSFSHCVGMCSGFLSLQTLFFKGKNKIEILMLSTLYSLVRIFAYIVLGALFGAFGAAISFNMQARGLIFFIVGLVIAFIGIALLFRGELLKFVENQKALNFVVRIAKTRIQKKNLTNFLLLGFLNGFLPCGVVYYFLALGILSANFIDSAFIMLVFGLCTLPAMLLASFVFGILNEKFKDIMFKISASIMIINGIYLSFLGYRANA comes from the coding sequence ATGCAAAATATAAACCTTTACATGATTATCTCAGTTGCATTTTTAAGTAGCTTTAGTCATTGTGTGGGTATGTGCAGCGGATTTTTGAGCTTGCAGACTCTATTTTTTAAAGGTAAGAATAAAATAGAAATTTTAATGCTAAGTACGCTTTATAGTCTAGTTAGAATTTTTGCTTATATAGTTTTAGGAGCTTTATTTGGCGCTTTTGGAGCGGCCATTAGCTTTAACATGCAAGCAAGAGGTCTTATATTTTTTATAGTTGGCTTAGTGATCGCGTTTATCGGTATTGCCTTACTTTTTAGGGGTGAGCTTTTAAAATTTGTAGAGAATCAAAAGGCGCTTAATTTTGTAGTAAGAATTGCAAAAACAAGGATTCAAAAGAAAAATTTAACAAATTTTTTATTACTCGGTTTTTTAAATGGCTTTTTGCCTTGCGGTGTAGTTTATTACTTTTTAGCACTTGGGATTTTAAGTGCAAATTTTATTGATTCAGCTTTTATAATGCTTGTATTTGGTCTTTGTACATTGCCGGCCATGCTTTTAGCTAGCTTTGTATTTGGGATTTTAAATGAAAAATTTAAAGACATAATGTTTAAGATTTCGGCTAGCATAATGATAATAAATGGAATTTATCTATCGTTTTTAGGATATAGAGCAAATGCCTAA
- the carA gene encoding glutamine-hydrolyzing carbamoyl-phosphate synthase small subunit, protein MKAYIYIENGVFLEAKAFGAHGECAGELVFNTSMTGYEEIMSDPSYAGQFIVFTMPEIGIVGINEDDMESLRIHASGVIMRSYNETPSNYRSQKSLGKFFEEQGKFGVYDVDTRYLTKMLRDEGALMAYISTQISDKDELKRRLESSGRIENINYVKTVSAMDEYEHKKGAWDRNLKSYKSLKSIGKKIAVFDFGVKRNILNELCETGLEVIVVPHDTKAEILIEKFKNGEINGVFLSNGPGEPKNLKAEIGEIKKMIDARIPIFGICLGHQLLSNAFGYETYKLKFGQHGANHPVLNLETKAIEITTQNHNYNVPESIAEVAVVTHRNLFDNTIEGVRYKDYPIFSVQHHPEASGGPSESKYIFKQFLEIL, encoded by the coding sequence ATGAAAGCTTACATTTATATTGAAAATGGTGTTTTTTTAGAAGCAAAAGCTTTTGGTGCTCACGGCGAGTGTGCAGGTGAGCTCGTTTTTAATACCTCGATGACTGGCTATGAAGAGATCATGAGCGATCCAAGCTATGCTGGTCAGTTTATCGTCTTTACGATGCCAGAAATAGGCATAGTAGGTATAAATGAAGATGATATGGAGAGTCTTAGAATTCATGCAAGTGGCGTTATAATGAGAAGCTACAACGAGACCCCGTCAAACTACCGCTCGCAAAAATCTTTGGGAAAATTTTTCGAAGAGCAAGGTAAATTTGGCGTTTATGACGTTGATACTAGGTATTTAACAAAGATGCTACGCGATGAAGGTGCCTTGATGGCTTATATTTCAACACAAATAAGTGATAAAGACGAGCTAAAACGCAGGCTTGAAAGTAGTGGGCGTATCGAAAATATAAACTACGTAAAAACAGTTAGTGCGATGGATGAGTACGAACACAAAAAAGGCGCTTGGGATAGAAATTTAAAGTCATATAAGTCGCTAAAAAGTATTGGTAAAAAGATAGCTGTTTTTGACTTTGGTGTAAAGAGAAATATCCTAAACGAGCTATGCGAAACTGGTCTTGAAGTCATCGTTGTACCACACGATACTAAGGCTGAAATTTTAATAGAAAAATTTAAAAATGGTGAGATAAATGGGGTGTTCTTATCAAATGGTCCTGGTGAGCCAAAAAATTTAAAGGCCGAAATAGGTGAGATCAAAAAGATGATTGATGCTAGGATACCTATATTTGGCATTTGCCTTGGACATCAGTTACTCTCAAACGCCTTTGGATACGAGACATATAAGCTTAAATTTGGTCAGCACGGAGCAAATCACCCAGTGCTAAATTTAGAGACAAAAGCGATCGAGATAACAACACAAAATCACAACTATAACGTACCTGAGAGTATCGCAGAAGTAGCTGTTGTGACTCATAGAAATTTATTTGACAACACAATTGAGGGCGTGAGATACAAAGACTATCCGATCTTTTCGGTCCAGCACCATCCAGAAGCAAGTGGTGGTCCAAGTGAGAGTAAATATATATTTAAGCAGTTTTTAGAAATTTTATAA
- a CDS encoding DUF507 family protein, translated as MRLKLPHVPYISHKIAIDLLNCGFVRLNKGIEPIVSKTSEILTVDIQKERALDERVNELLEKNEDEMQTMQIDRKNMFWLVKKKLAGEFDVILTHEDRFSNIAHKVLETIWKSGLVDYNVSENRVKNVIYNSIDEYLKSYEKIEDDVYEMIQNYKHKLIPGTDEYDLVFERLYQDELKKRGML; from the coding sequence ATGCGTTTAAAACTCCCACACGTTCCGTATATTTCACATAAAATAGCAATAGATCTTCTAAATTGTGGTTTCGTAAGATTAAATAAAGGCATTGAGCCAATCGTATCAAAAACAAGCGAAATTTTAACAGTCGATATTCAAAAAGAAAGAGCTTTAGATGAGCGAGTAAATGAGCTTTTGGAGAAAAATGAAGACGAGATGCAAACTATGCAAATTGACCGCAAAAATATGTTTTGGCTCGTTAAAAAGAAGCTCGCAGGTGAATTTGATGTAATTTTAACCCACGAAGATAGATTTAGCAATATCGCTCACAAAGTGCTTGAAACTATTTGGAAGAGCGGTCTTGTTGATTATAATGTATCTGAAAATCGCGTAAAAAATGTGATTTATAACTCAATAGACGAGTACTTAAAAAGCTATGAGAAGATAGAAGATGATGTCTATGAAATGATACAAAATTATAAACATAAGCTAATCCCAGGAACTGATGAATATGATCTTGTCTTTGAGCGTTTGTATCAAGATGAGCTTAAAAAAAGAGGCATGCTTTAA
- a CDS encoding isoleucyl-tRNA synthetase, giving the protein MKILNAFFTGIIFVLAPIFTLFVGIYNNYFSYYGISEYFNVIFVDNVPFLWLLPVFFIFGYCFFYASFRKIFRAFYLVLLIVCAFSWYPDFGRTLGENYFMSKSLSLDISSNLENEQKTDGKILYEGRREIYFLRSDNNKVVKISK; this is encoded by the coding sequence ATGAAAATTTTAAATGCTTTTTTTACAGGTATTATATTTGTCCTTGCTCCTATTTTTACGCTATTTGTTGGAATTTACAACAACTACTTTTCTTACTATGGCATAAGTGAGTATTTTAATGTTATTTTTGTTGATAACGTGCCTTTCTTATGGCTTTTGCCCGTATTTTTTATATTTGGGTATTGCTTTTTTTACGCGTCTTTTAGAAAAATTTTTAGAGCCTTTTATTTAGTTTTGCTGATAGTTTGTGCTTTTAGTTGGTATCCTGACTTTGGACGCACTTTAGGAGAGAATTATTTTATGAGCAAATCGCTATCTTTAGATATCTCATCAAATTTAGAAAATGAGCAAAAGACTGATGGAAAGATACTTTATGAAGGACGAAGAGAAATTTATTTTTTAAGAAGCGATAATAATAAAGTCGTTAAAATTTCAAAGTAA